AGTGACTACAAAGCGAGTGGGGCCGGATAGCTTTTCGTAAATAAAATTTACGAAAACGATGAGGCAAAGAGCGGAGAGGCTAAGTGCGAGTTTGTTCAAATTTATCCCTTAAGTCAAATTTACGAAATATTAGCCAAAGGGCGGTTAAATTTGAGTGAAATTGGAAGGGAAATTTGAAAAATGCGGGGGTAAATTTGGGTGGGTTAAAATCAAGGCAAATTTGACTAAATTTAAAAGCCAAATTTAAAAACGCGGCAAAGGCTCAAATTTAACCTCAGCCGCGAGAAAATTATCGGTACAAATTTACACGCCCAAAATCGGCGCGTAAAGAGCAAATTTATCTAGATACCTTTAGCAGATATCCGTCCTGAGTCTTTTCGATCTCGTGCTTGTAGCTACCGTCGAGGTCAAAAACTACGCGGTAAAATTTGCCGTGCGAGCCAAAAAGTACCGTTTTAAACGCGCCGCAGTCAAGCTCCTCTTTTCTCGTATTTAGGTCCGTTTGCGAGGCAAAGTCTATCACGACCTTGGCGCCTTTGCCAATCGAGTAGTCCTTTAGTTTCTCGTCGGTCGTGAGAATCTTGATTTGCATCGGATAGACCTCAAATTTCGTCTGCTTATAGATGATTTGCTTTTGCGGTTGCGGCTTTTCAAGCGGCTTTATGACGATATCTCGTAGCGGCTCCTGCGTTGTCATATTGCGCTCGGTAGGCTTTGGCGCGACGTCTATCGCGGCGGCTTTTGGCTCCTCTTTAGTGACTGAGACGTCGGGTTTTTCGACCACGACTGGCACTGCGATCTTGCTTAGCAAAAACTCGTCCTGCCACGATATGCTTTTGTTTATATCTACGGTTTTTTCCTTGACGCTGCCGTCTAGGCTTTTGTATTTTAGCGTGACGGAGATGAAGTTTCTAGCGTCGGCGGGAAATTTGAAATTTTGCTTCTCAAAAGGCGGCAAATTTTCCACGACGTTGCTACTAACCATGCTCGCGTTTACATCGCCCGAGGGCGCAAAAGGATTTTCTCTGCCAAAAGCTAACCCACAGGCCAGCGCCAAAAGCCAAATTTTACCGATTTTCATAACTCCCCCGTTGTTTAAATTTTCCGACTAATCAGCCGCCGCTGCTAGGCTCAAGCTCTTTTAGCTCGAAATACGCCTTTTGCAGCTGGGCGTTTTGTTTTTTTAGCGTTTCGACGTCGCGTTCTAGCTGCGTTTTTTGCTCTTGCAGGCTTAGCATCACGTCTAGCGAGCGCTTGCCAAAGATTATATTGCCCACGTAGATACCAAAACATATCACGCAAAACGCTATAAGCGTAAATCTGAGAAAAAGCCTGAAATCAAAAGGCTTTTTCTCGACGTATTCGTCTAGGACTTCGCTCAAATTTGATTTCCCAAAAACTCGTCCGTCTCGCGCTCAATCTCAAGCAGGCGGTTGTATTTTGCGTTGCGTTCGCTTCTTGAGGTCGCGCCCGTTTTGATTTGGCCCGTATTCATCGCGACGGCGAAGTCCGCGATAAAGCTATCCTCGCTCTCGCCGCTTCTGTGGCTCATCACGCAGCGGTAGCCTTTGCGCTGCGCTAGACGGATCGTCTGCATAGTTTGGCTAACCGTGCCGATTTGATTTGGTTTTATTAGGATCGCGTTAGCTACGCCTTTGGCGATGCCTTCTCGCAAAATTTTCTCGTTCGTTACGAAAAGATCGTCGCCCACGAGCTGCACTTTAGAGCCAAGCTTGCTAGTTAGCTTCGCCCAGCCCGCCCAGTCGTCCTCGCTTAGGCCGTCTTCGATCGAAAATATCGGGTACTTCTCGCAAAGTTGCGCGTATCGCTCTATCAGCTCTTCGCTGCTAAATTCCTTGCCCTCTAGCTTATATTTACCGTTTTCGTACAGCTCGCTAGCTGCGACGTCAAGAGCTAGTTTGATCTGCTCGCCCGCCTTGTAGCCCGCTTTTTCGATGGCTTGCATGATGAGTTTGATCGGCTCTTCGTTATCGTTTAAATTCGGCGCAAATCCGCCCTCGTCGCCCACTGCAGTGCTGTGGCCTGCCGCATTTAGAAGGCCTTTTAGCGTGTGGTAAATTTCGGTCGCCGCTCGCAGCGCGTCGCTAAATTTATCAAATCCAAACGGCATAATCATAAATTCTTGAAAATCCACGCTGTTGTTCGCGTGCGCGCCGCCGTTAATGATATTAAACATCGGCACGGGTAGCACGCTAGCGTTTGCGCCGCCAAGGTAGCGATA
The DNA window shown above is from Campylobacter showae CSUNSWCD and carries:
- a CDS encoding AMIN domain-containing protein, which encodes MKIGKIWLLALACGLAFGRENPFAPSGDVNASMVSSNVVENLPPFEKQNFKFPADARNFISVTLKYKSLDGSVKEKTVDINKSISWQDEFLLSKIAVPVVVEKPDVSVTKEEPKAAAIDVAPKPTERNMTTQEPLRDIVIKPLEKPQPQKQIIYKQTKFEVYPMQIKILTTDEKLKDYSIGKGAKVVIDFASQTDLNTRKEELDCGAFKTVLFGSHGKFYRVVFDLDGSYKHEIEKTQDGYLLKVSR
- a CDS encoding FtsB family cell division protein, whose amino-acid sequence is MSEVLDEYVEKKPFDFRLFLRFTLIAFCVICFGIYVGNIIFGKRSLDVMLSLQEQKTQLERDVETLKKQNAQLQKAYFELKELEPSSGG
- the eno gene encoding phosphopyruvate hydratase — protein: MVFIEDVTAIEVLDSRGNPTVKATVALSDGTVASAIVPSGASTGKREALELRDKDERYCGKGVLKAVENVNSQIAEAVIGLDAFDQKALDDEMRELDGTDNYSNLGANAVLGVSMAVARAAAKSLDVPLYRYLGGANASVLPVPMFNIINGGAHANNSVDFQEFMIMPFGFDKFSDALRAATEIYHTLKGLLNAAGHSTAVGDEGGFAPNLNDNEEPIKLIMQAIEKAGYKAGEQIKLALDVAASELYENGKYKLEGKEFSSEELIERYAQLCEKYPIFSIEDGLSEDDWAGWAKLTSKLGSKVQLVGDDLFVTNEKILREGIAKGVANAILIKPNQIGTVSQTMQTIRLAQRKGYRCVMSHRSGESEDSFIADFAVAMNTGQIKTGATSRSERNAKYNRLLEIERETDEFLGNQI